From Rhododendron vialii isolate Sample 1 chromosome 10a, ASM3025357v1, the proteins below share one genomic window:
- the LOC131303041 gene encoding uncharacterized protein LOC131303041 codes for MSLQQRWNAMCEKFEQYSNAMQYLWDTWLDPYKERFVAAYINQFMHLGSNSSQRAESAHARLKRYLGDTMSSLQTSFQKIEKMLTSQFGDIQGSFQKSLNIPRHIHLHEGIYSEIRGRISLQAMNLIHKQAQRIESKAGLCFCKIKRTHGLPCFHDIALYRSVDRPILLSSIHPHWSTLSMHAQRHTDEGARSDRAAQLIERLNEMDSDNRESMIDRFLDMVDPSRCTVRPPAYNTEHRGRLTSRDEQNRGRIPSFTVSTSESRASRMPTSQGSNKRDHLVQKFPQQYQRYISHCVDVRADGHCGFRAIAAQLYGSEDEWAQVRQDLIQEIEQNRVLYDQVYPERNYVSYVLQRLRCFQPSAPEDHWMDSISLGLVIASTYNVVLHTFDMIASSCFTHLPLSSHPVPLEARTHITIGRVNDNHFVQVSLYRHYPIPPIIIWWRPNASNEAQGWAHPYETRLQLWYEVMQIYPPGRQPQFGENID; via the exons ATGTCTTTGCAACAGAGGTGGAATGCCATGTGCGAAAAGTTTGAGCAATACTCTAATGCCATGCAATACCTTTGGGACACATGGTTAGATCCTTACAAAGAACGATTTGTTGCAGCATATATAAACCAATTTATGCACCTTGGGAGCAATTCAAGCCAAAG GGCAGAGTCTGCGCATGCGAGGCTCAAACGATACTTGGGAGATACCATGTCCTCGCTTCAAAcatcttttcagaaaatagaaaagatgttgaCCAGTCAATTCGGGGATATTCAGGGATCGTTCCAAAAATCTCTCAACATTCCACGACACATACATCTGCATGAAGGCATTTATAGTGAAATCAGAGGTCGCATTTCATTACAGGCAATGAACTTGATCCATAAGCAGGCACAACGCATTGAAAGCAAAGCCGGCCTTTGCTTTTGTAAGATCAAAAGGacacacggattgccatgcTTTCACGATATTGCACTTTATCGTTCTGTGGACAGGCCAATTCTGCTAAGCTCTATCCACCCTCACTGGAGTACGTTGTCCATGCACGCCCAGAGGCATACTGATGAGGGAGCACGATCCGACAGAGCAGCTCAACTTATTGAAAGATTAAATGAAATGGATTCCGACAATCGAGAGTCTATGATAGACAGGTTTCTTGATATGGTGGATCCATCTCGTTGCACAGTTCGACCTCCAGCATATAACACAGAACACAGGGGTCGACTTACAAGCAGGGATGAGCAGAATAGAGGTCGTATACCTTCCTTCACAGTATCCACTTCAGAATCTCGAGCCTCACGTATGCCAACATCACAAGGGAGCAATAAGAGGGATCACCTCGTTCAGAAATTTCCTCAGCAATATCAGCGTTATATTTCCCACTGTGTTGACGTTCGAGCCGATGGTCATTGTGGCTTTAGGGCGATAGCCGCGCAACTCTATGGTTCTGAAGATGAATGGGCTCAAGTACGACAGGACCTTATccaagagattgaacaaaatagGGTCCTGTACGATCAGGTTTATCCAGAACGTAATTATGTATCCTATGTGCTACAAAGACTTCGTTGCTTCCAGCCATCGGCACCAgaggatcattggatggattcTATATCATTGGGACTTGTCATCGCATCAACGTACAACGTTGTACTACATACATTCGATATGATTGCTTCGAGTTGTTTCACTCACTTGCCGTTGAGCTCCCATCCAGTTCCCTTAGAAGCGCGCACACATATAACTATTGGCCGTGTTAATgacaatcacttcgtgcaagtttCCCTATACCGTCATTACCCTATACCACCCATCATCATATGGTGGAGGCCAAATGCATCAAATGAAGCACAAGGATGGGCTCATCCTTATGAAACACGCCTccaattgtggtacgaagtGATGCAGATATATCCGCCGGGACGACAACCACAATTTGGCgaaaatattgactaa
- the LOC131303042 gene encoding protein FAR1-RELATED SEQUENCE 5-like produces the protein MNDVSCGESSSYVGRDYTAEFTTDQIFETRAVMVDWVRRVGKENGFVIVISKSASIKGNKMPKCIFIYERGGLYRPPPEGHSMQRITGTKKCDCPFKLRGVPQPPDGVMWSLKVVKGFHNHEPVESFEGHEYPSRLTPIQQQLVRDMSSSTAPREILNFLRQQDSSISTGIRSIYNVNAQYKKEQLGGLSPIGYVLNELKEKNYIYDYHTNEHTNEITDILWVHPRSLELSVNFSSVLIIDATYKSNEYRILLLEVTKERLIWALDTLKRWMVGKGVALPSVVVSDRDMALLGAIEICFPFAQHILCIWHINQCVIKKCSPMLGTRWDEFFEA, from the exons ATGAATGACGTTTCGTGTGGGGAGAGCAGCTCCTACGTTGGGCGAGATTACACAGCCGAATTTACGACTGACCAG atattTGAAACTAGAGCTGTCATGGTAGATTGGGTGCGAAGAGTTGGTAAGGAAAATGGTTTTGTGATTGTTATAAGTAAATCTGCTAGTATAAAAGGCAACAAGATGCCGaaatgcatttttatttatgaaagggGAGGATTGTACAGACCGCCACCGGAAGGGCATTCAATGCAAAGGATTACtggaactaaaaaatgtgattgcCCATTTAAGCTGCGAGGTGTACCACAACCTCCAGACGGTGTCATGTGGAGTTTGAAGGTTGTTAAAGGTTTTCATAACCATGAACCAGTTGAAAGTTTTGAGGGACATGAGTACCCATCAAGGTTAACCCCAATCCAGCAGCAATTAGTTCGTGACATGTCTAGCAGTACCGCGCCTCGAGAAATTCTTAATTTCCTGAGACAACAAGACTCATCAATTAGTACAGGAATCAGGAGTATTTACAATGTGAATGCACAATATAAGAAAGAGCAATTAGGGGGTCTATCTCCTATTGGGTACGTCTTGAAtgaattaaaggagaaaaattaCATTTACGACTATCATACAAATGAACACACcaacgaaatcacagatattcTTTGGGTTCATCCTAGAAGCCTAGAGCTATCTGTCAATTTTTCATCCGTGTTGATTATTGATGCGACATACAAGAGTAATGAGTATCGGATTCTACTCTTGGaagtt acaAAAGAACGACTGATATGGGCATTGGATACTTTAAAGAGATGGATGGTTGGAAAAGGGGTAGCGTTGCCATCAGTGGTTGTTTCAGATAGGGATATGGCACTTCTTGGCGCCATTGAAATATGTTTTCCCTTCGCACAACACAtcctttgtatttggcacataaatcaATGTGTAATAAAGAAGTGCAGCCCTATGCTTGGTACGAGGTGGGACGAATTTTTCGAGGCATGA